The genomic region AATGAAATCCACTCACTCTTTAGTGTTAGGGTAAACCCACAATAGTGAGTCACAAAGTTGGAACATTATATTTTTCAATTCAGATGAGGGTGAAAAGTAGGAAACACCTTTTTTGtatttcttcaaatgaaggtgCCTTGAGTCGAAGGTGAGTCAAAAATCAACTTTGAATGAACACAAACCTTTTCTTGAAAAGGACATTCCTTCATTCAAATATCCTTGAACACCTTTAGATGAAAGCCCTATAAATGACCTTTCCACCTTAGGCCTTAGATTTTCCTTAGAATTTTTTAGTTTTGACCTTGGATTGGACTAGAAAATGGAATTAATATGATAATATAGTTTGTAGGATTGTACCCTCTATAGGAGTTGAAATATAATGAGCTTGCTTGAATATTGAGATATGAAATATTGATATGTTACAAATGTACAAGAGCcttgcttatataggtaaggtGAGATGTAGTTTGAGAAACTACCTTGATGCAAATTTTAAATGCCTAGGtatctaaattaaataaaattcataAAGATAGGATATGATGTGTCTTATCTTAGCAAGTAATACTTCTAGAATTCCACCTAAGACCTAAGTTAACATGTGAATATGTTCCCTTACTAGGTAATTATAAGGCACAAGAGCTTTACTAGGTACAAGACACTAttcactctaacaccccccttaggTGAAAATTAgattgtagattatgatgcaagaTGATGCAAAAATACAAGGATGGGTCTTGACTACTAGACCATGTTAAGTACCCATATATAAATGatttctcacaaatgaagaaaaggcGAAAAATCACTTAGGATAAAACCCTCCCAAAAGAGAGAATGCAACAAAAGATCATATACAAGTGATAAAATGAGTGATGTATGTAGGTCTCATCAATAGCCCTCAAGAACTACATTCATCACGGAGATAAAATCAATATCCCCCCATAAGAGGAAAAGAGAGATATTATGGATCcctatcataacacaacttgctagttgATGGATCATATATCCTTCTCTCTTCTAATAGTGTATGTTGTTGTCTCTTTCTAGAAGTCcactagcataacacaactcgcTAGTTGATGGAGCATGGTTCCTTCTCTCTTCTAATAGTGTATGTTGTTGTCTCTTTCTAGAAGTCCATTTGTGCTTTTTCAATAACATTCTATGAacaatattagtggttgagactCCCTTTACATCAAGGTCTCTTCACCAAGTTGACTTGGAACCTTTTATTTTCTTTGGTTGTTTTCTTCGTACACACATATCTTACTTTGAATGATTTTGTGTGGATTGACAAGATCTTAAGCTTGGGGGCTTGCACATACCTTAACTTAGTGCCATGATATCCCTAgaatttctctctctctatctctacgtTATTTCAAGTATGAGAATAATTTCatgctcccgctaaagtgggggctaaatgtagtatagTAAAATTTATCCCATACTATATTTGGCACCTGGTTAGTGTGTTTTTTCCTATATCATTTTAAGTCTATTTGCGCCCTATCCTaccttataatttaattattaatcttgcaATTAAGCTATCATAAAATACTTAAATTAAGACTAGATATAACATTAAAAAACCTTAATATTCATGACTCCCTTGCAAAGGCCCTATTTTGGTGGGACCTGGGCACCCAATATACGTGTCCAAAAAATCCTCGAAATTACAACCCTTGCTAGTGTTGACTTTCACAATTtgaaatatggtctcaatttttgtATTTGATCATTTTATGTCAGTCAAAAATTGAAAATAATCTCGTGAACACgttcattttttttcaaatgaatttttttggtcattttatgaaaaaaaatcaatacatTTTATAGGGCCAAAAAGATACATCATACTCATTATTCAAGTTTACCTTACTTCCATTcattgaaaattttaatttctctacatGAAATTACCATGTGGTAGCCTAGCTTTGCCCTCCTCCATGGTGGTCACATTCTCCAACGTGAATAGTAAGTGAAAAATACAACAGATCAAGCACAATCTTCAACCCAAACCTTTATCCTTATTAGGTTTATCTTTAAGAGGCATGTAGTAATAATGTCTAGGGTAATCTATAAGAACCTCTACAAAATGAGGAGACACTAACATCCAAATCTCTTGTTTAAACAAAAACAAGTAGATAAAAGATGGACTAAACACATAACTATGAACTCACACAACTAATACTCAAGTAAACATAATAATAAAAGAATTCGATTTACAACATCATCTAACACGCTTATGGATTAAGATAAGCATATAATTGCTTGAGATCTAATGTCTAAAAATCCACTCCTTCCCCTAGTTTGCTTCAACATTTTTCTTGTTTGATGCATCTATGTTATTTAAGTATTAACATTCAGAAGTGTCTAACATATTAGACACATAATAATTTAAAACATGGATCTATTCATGAACTTAACTATTAACTTATTTTCGACCATTCTATCACAAACAAAAAATTTCATTATTGAATATTTATACTTACATGCTTAAGAACCGTGAGTCATGGAAAAAGAATATTTGATTAGGATTATGAATCTATCATAATTGATTAAGAGCATGATACTATTGTAATTGGTTAACATTGTATCAATATTTGTTGAAAGTAGGTTAGCTCAAGAGAGCAATTATTACCATTAGAAACAGTTGATCACCACTAAGTTTAGAGTCAATGCTTATAATTACTGATAAGATTACCTTGACTAAATCACCTATATGCATATCAACCAAAGAAGATActaatgaaattattatcaataAAACATCATTGGGCGGttaatgatgatgataataataaagcAGTTTTCCTCTGATAGAAGCCTGATTTCAGAACAGTCTCGTATTGATCATGGTGCATATGTATATATCAAGCTTGATGGATTTCTTCTACAGAGATTGAGGCAACACTCAGGGACCATTGAAGATCTACTTTGCTATTTTCACGGTCATATGTTAGTTGGGAAATGCTATCCCAATGTTCAATGGGAGTAGTTGCCTAATTTGCACACATTATTTGCTTGCAGATACAGGGTTTCAAATTTTTAGTATATTCCTGTTGTTGATCTCTTTCATGGCTTGTGTGCATGTAACATGGTTTTCAATGTAGAGATGACTGAGTATTGTATCACAGTTGGAGGACTAGATGATTTGAAGCATGAAATTCAAGCACAGAGGCTGGTACTACTGTCATATGGAATTGTGAACCAAGATGAGCCCAGGGATATATAACTTCAAGACTTGTAATAGTGGTTGCTTGTTGAGCTGGTATTGCTAGAAGAACTGTGCTGTGTCTTGTTCTTACATTAGTCTTAGGTGTCAATTTATATAAATTGTAGTTGAATTACACTCTCTGAATTTGTTTTATGCTTTCAAAAGGTAAACAATCTCTTTTTTTtagaaggggtaaaaatttattttattaatcagTAAAAGATAATTATAAAGAAATCAAAGTCATCACTCTCTCTATTATGTTTTGGActtcttccttcaacccccttattgAATCTCTTTCTGTTTGTCTGGTTTGGGTTCACCTCcccaatctccctcttcatttctgGGAACCTTCTTATTTTGAGGCCATCGGCAACTCCATTGTCAGCTTCTTGAAGGTCAATGATGCCACGTTCTCCATGGGTCTTTCTATTTTTGctcgcctattaattgatgttgacacATGTCTGACCCTCcccagggatgtggttcttatgattGGGGATACGCCATGGACTCAaccgctggattatgagggcctcccttttCGTTGTCGAAGATGCTTCTCAACGGGTCACCTTGCTTCAGACTGTTCTCTCTCTCATCGcaaaggtgctgctacttggtggaaggatgctacggaAGACCACTCGACGATTAATGCTTCAGATTCTGTTTCGGTTGATTCCTCTCATGATGAGGTGCTCCTTTCTGCTGATGAAGCCCTGGTTGATGTTACTATTGTTGTGGACCCTTCCGTCCCCTTGGTTCCTACACCCGTTGCTCCTGCTCCTCACCTTCGCTCTGCAACAACAGTCTCGCATTGATTCTGCGAGGTCTTATCTGcttgattcttctttgaaagttcctaatgatagtgttgcctggACGGTTGTTTGTCGTAGACGGAAAAgaaaatctaaccccctttcccaaCCCCCCCTTTGTCAAGTTTCGAGTTTTTCTCCCCActcttgatttgggttgggttgttgatggtttgacaggtTGGTTTGGCCTGTCCAACTTTGttcttttggggtttgcacccctgctTGGTCTGTTTAAATTTGATAGCCTTTGACTATGTAAAGGGTCAACGCCCTAATTAAcgctgcttttttaataaaaaacaagccAAACgacaaaaagaaaattattttcatTAATTTGAGTGTCTACATAAATTTATGCTTACAAATGTAGGATCAAAGATATGTTTTATACCATTCACCTAATTTTGTTTAGAACTTGTCATGGCTGAAAAGATGATATTTTATACCATTCACTTAATTTTGTTTTAGAACTTGTCAGGGTTAATTTTCATCAAATGTCAGTGAACATTACAAACATgttgttttaatttttatgttaaatGAATAACTGAGAATTTTAGTTTTGAACATAGAAAAAGGATATAATACATCTCTATTTTCTTATAATAAGATTTTTATCAAATTTTCTTTTCGAACATCAACTCATTAACATAATTCTTAGGTGCCAATTGTTTTCTTGGAGCAGTCCCATCTATTAGTTTACTGTTTATTTGAAGTAGACCTCATGTCAATCTCAATCTCATGTTAAATCTTAAcaattttgaagttcttattctttgaagaagaaaggtctaaaaatttattaaaatttataaattatataaataaaaaaagttTGTATAAATAAAATCTGGATAGAAACAGAATATTAATTTCAAGTTAatacaattaaaataaatattaaaaaaataattttataaaaaataaatataagaatAAAACTTAAGGTATATGCTTTAGGTTTCAAAGATTCATAAGATGGAAGGATTTTTTAGATATTTACATTTCTAAACGAAAGAGATTTTGTATGTTTGTAAGAGATtttttaattttaacatgtaaagacaaaagagaaaagagaagcatCATTCCTTCTTGTTTTGCACTCAATTTAACAAGCTCCTTTACACAACTTGTGATTGTTTCTGACCATTTGAAGCTCCAGTTTTCCTTTTGCCCCATGTCACACACCATAAACTAAACTTATTCCACTTTTGCATAGTCCAATATCCATCCTGTATTATGTACTTGTTTTGAACTCTAATGCTACAGAAATGCTTGAATATAAACTAAAATGCATGTGACAGTGCTCCTCTGCCATTTTTTGGTCCAAATGCTTTCTCTTTCATAAAAATCGACCTCACCTCCAACAACAAGAATGTttatagaagttgatgatcaagtTCAATTCCCTAAATTTGCCCCACATGAAAGAAAGACAGCTTATCCAACAGATATTATTCCTCCCTTAAAAAGAAGGAAAGAATATAACAGGGTTGGTTTCCCATAGGAGCGACTGAAAGGACAGAAGCATAGTGGAGCTAAGAAATAAGAGGGAATAAATAAAGGTAAAACACTTGAATTAGGAGCCCATTAAAGATCTATGAAGGTCCAAGCTGTAAAGCAAGAGAACAATTAAAGATCAAAGCCGAGAGCTGggcattttctttttctttttcttttgcttttaCAGGCGAGTGTTCTGGGTAGTTTAGCTTCTCTCTGAGAGCAGGGGAGGTATCATTATTAATATAAATGGCAAAACTCAGAACCAGAAATATTAAGTAGAGCGATTTACTATTATAGTAGATTAAAAAGCAAGGATGCGTCCTGAACTCTTTATTGCTGCCAAAAAGGGCAATCTGGAAACCCTTAAAAACCTGCACAGAGAAAATCCAATTGGGAGGGGTGAAGTTACTTTTGAAGGCAACACTGCTCTGCACATCGCTGCGAGGGAAGGGCATTTGGAGGTGGTTCAATGGATTCTTAACAATGCGAAAGGATGTTGCATTGCAGGAGCTCGGAATTTTAATAAGAATACGCCCTTGCAAGAAGCTGCTAAGAAGGGCAATGCAGAGGTGTTGAGCATTCTGCTTCAAAATAAAAAAAGTGGTGTGTATAGGCGCAATCAGTATGGAGAGACGGCGCTGATAATTGCTTCAGAGTACGGTCATGTGGGAGCAGTGAGGCTCTTGTTAGCAGCTACGCCTCTGTTTCTGGTTTTCTGGCCAAGGGATGACCGCCAGACATGTCTTAATGTTGCAGCTTATGCAGGGCACCTGGGTAATTTTTCTGGCCCCCTCTCTATAGGCTGATAGAGATTCATGTAAGAAATGGTATGTAGATTAGTTGTCTGTGTAGAGGATCTATATGAATAATTGGTATGTTATTATAATGTATCAAAGTACTGGTATAAATGATGGGTATGATAATTTGTGATAAAGAGATTTTCATAATCAATGTTTAATATCATATTTCATGATTCATTATCAGGATGAAGAGAGCTAAAAGAATCTAAATGaagtttttcaaatctaaaagaatCTAAATGAAGTTTTtgaatcaacgttttggatcacactcaatGATCTATCATCAGGGTGAAGAGAGCCAAATGAATCCTAATGAACCAAAGGAATCCAAATGAAATCCaaatcatcatttcatttggattcATTTGgctctcttcatcctgatgatggatcatggagtgtgatctgaaacgttgattcaAAGGATGAAAAGAGCCAAAGAAATCCaaatcatcatttcatttggattcttttgacTTTCTTCATTCTAATGATGGATCAGTCGCGTGATCCCAAACGTTGATTCAAAAATCTCTAAATACAATTTAATCAAGAAGCAGCATTATCTCTTGATTGGTATGTTATCAAAATATATCAGTTTTATTGTTTATGTTGGAGATTCATTTGGCCTTAAACAGTACACATTAAGTTTTGACAGTTTAGGTAGCTCATCTAAAGCACTCACTTCTTTGGTAGGGCCCATCACTTTAAGTTTTGACTTGCTTAATTGGATCATCTGAAAGCACTCTCGCTTCTTTGATACGGCCCATCACTCTGAGTTTTGATTTGCTTAGGTGACTCATCTGAAAGACACTCACGTCTAGTAGTGTGATTTCAGATGAGGCACTTGAACAAGTTTACCTAGAATGTGTTGTTTAAGCCCAACTCATAGATTCTGGTAAAGTCTTTTGCTAGCCTCTTGCCTATAGAAAAATTGTTTCCTTGGTTTGATAATGTAATTCCTATAACTTTTCAATATTAGTACCATTTTTTTCTCAAGGAAGCACATTTTATTCATTTCCACTTAAAGTTTTGTACTTGGGttttcaaatttacaactagaaaaaaTTGATCGAACTTGATGATAATGCACCAGCTATTACTTAATTTACTTATATAAACAATAGATGTATTGATTGCAACTTATCTATTGTTACATTTCTTTTCCTCTTTGAATTTAAATGGTTTTGTATTTTCGGATATTGGGAAGTTTTACAAATGCATATGATTTCAGAATTTTGTGAAATGTAATATTGAGTTAAATATTGATGCATGCTATGCAGAAGTGGTGAAATTGATCTTAAATGCAAAGTCCAATTGCTTCAATGCAATACAAAATATATTACTTATTAAGGATGAAAATGGTGTCACTCCACTACATGCTGCAGTTCATGGAGGCCATGTCAACATTGTGCGTGAGATTTTAAACATTCCATTCAAATGTGGTTGTTATTGTTCTCCTAGAAGTTTAATGACAAAGGTTGATAATCTTGGAAGGTGTGCAATTCACATAGCAGCAATGAAAGGATTTATCAATATTATTGATGAATTGATAAAAATAATGCCAGACTGTGTTGAAATTAGAAGCACCTGTCTTGAAACTGTTGTCCACTTTGCTGTGGAGTATAATCAATTTGACGTAGTGAAAAGACTGACTTGTGAAAATGAAGGTGAAAGAAATGCAAAATTATTGAGCTATGACTATGACATTCATGGCAACACAGCTTTACATTTGGCAGTCAAGAATGGAGTGAACCCTGAGGTTAGCTTTATCCATACTTCATTCTCTTCAAACTTCAATATCATTTTAATACTAATTTTGTTCATTGTTCTAGTTCTATGTTAGAATACTATAATGAAATGCAATCTTATATTCCTAAATTTAATTTAGATCTAAAATTCTAGGATGAATTTGAAATAAATAACATTTATTCATACAAAAAAAATCGCTActcattattatattatcatattttttcgcttaataaatatatatattctaatgTTTTATTCTTGTTAAAGTAGTTTATTTAATCTTTGTTTATTAGGGTGTCTATTGTTTATTTTGTGTGCAGCTTGTAGAATATATAGTATCGACTTCAAATGCAAATTTGAATGCCAAAAATAATGAAGGCCAAAGTCCACTTGATATTGCAGTAGCAGAAGCATCTCAAAACAaggtagattatggtgagattgtaagggttctagaagatgttggtgCCACTCGGAGTTTTATTTTTGAATGTAAATCTAAATCTAAATTACCAGCTTGGGATTATTCTCTTAagatcacaaatcaaagcaataaTGATGCGGAAGGCAAAGTATTTGATGTGGACACATTGGTGGCATCTCTCATTGCTACAATAACATTTACAGCTATATTTCAAGTACCCGGTGGAACACATGATGGGCTTGCTAGTATGTCACTAGAAACCATCTATTCTCAGATTGTGTTGCTTTCTTCGCATCTATGACTGTGGTGATTGCTTGGATTTTTCGAGAAAGATTGCAAACAAGGCTTGTTGCAGATCGGTCAGCACTAGCCATGTTATCTATGCTAAGCTTGGGAACCTCCACAGTCTCTACATGCCTTGCTTTCTTAAGTGCGACCATCCTTGTCACAATACCTCGTCATCTAGAAAAGCACAATAAGAATAATCCCAAGCATGCCAAGGAATATCGAGAATATCGATTAATCTTTATTGGTGAGATTTTCACAGCATATGTAGCACCATCACTTGCAGTTGTGTTCCTATCATTGGCATGGATAATTGAATATAACTTCAATGCAACCAATGAACGACAAGCTCGACTTAAAAGACAACTCAAGCAAGTTCTCATTTTCACACTTCCAGTTGTAGCCATTATCCTCACTATTACTTTTGTATATATTATGAGATACCTTTAAATTGTCGATGGTATGATGACATTCCTTAAAAAATAAGGATACCTATTACTTTTATGAAAgacatatatttacatattttaTGTTTGTCACTGTATAATAAACTTTACTCTTAATagacattaaaaataataatagtaatGTACACATagtaattttatataaaaaaaatgattGGCATTTCAAGAAATTTTAGCCTAGTCCATTCTAAGTGAGACCATAAAAAGGGGACCGCATCACTAGTGTGAGTGCCCTACATTAATGTAGTGTAGGTATGAACACCTATTGCATTGACACTGACAATGATTTGAACTTTGAAGGCAACATCAACACTACCACGACTTAGCCATCTCACTATGCCATGGATGACCTAATTTTAtagtatttttatttaaatatattattatttttgataattttattaattagTTATTGAACATTTAAATAAGAAAATATTGTATGCAATAAGATATAataatagaactctctctctctctctctctctctctctctctctctctctctctctctctctctctctctctctctctctctctctctctctctctctctctctctctctctatatatatatatatataacaaatttgGTAATAGACCATCAAATATATATTTATCATCAAATTTGATAGATGAGTCATGTTAATGATTTAGAAGTAGCCTAGATTGTTAAATTCTTATGAGTATCATGATTTTAGTAGATTGATGAATATTATAAGTGTTATGATTGACCTTGACCCCAAATTTGattcatatgatagatataatgtTCATAACACGcttttagaaaatttaaattaacTTGCACGTTCAAATTAGTTTATTGATCTTCACAATTAGTAGTATTATTAATATCTACGATTTATAATCTATTTTCCAATCGTCTTCATTTTGAAAGTTTATAACCTATGTGTTATAACCTTATAGAAACTTATTGTTGAATATGTTATGGATTAATAATGGAGATAATGATATATTTCTTATCATTACAAGAATTTATATCATTGTGCACTTTTCTCTACAGCATGTGCATATGGAACTTTAACAAGAATTAACAATGCTCAAACAAAACTCTATTAAGTTCTTATACTCAATCTTGATTGTCAATGTTATATAGCCTAACACCTAATACAAATAAATAGATTTTCTTAagatatcatccacatataatcTTCAACAATATCATGTAATATGATACTCATGACCCTTTGATACGTGGAACCAACATTTTTTAGACAAATGGCATGACTTTGTATCAGTATGTTCCCTAGTAAGTCATATTTCAACATGTCTTTTTCCTTTCCtacactttaagttatatttcctATATATATTGGTGGGATTTTTTAGAGTGGTTTCCAACCTCTaagacttataatgtagattctaggttttagaaggtCTTATCAATTTTCAAACAGaaaaatttcagtaatcaacaagctcctatcaacattctctcgctctctctatctcactttctTAATCTCccctaaactctagacctatctctctctatcAAATTTCCTCTAtcccctttctatctctctatatcactctctcctctctcccctaaGATCTAGTCCtacctctctacccctctctctctcacccttccCTCTCTACTATATGTCTTGCCTCTCTTTAGACACCTCCCCCTCACTCTCTCCCTACCTATATTAatctaggtctctcccaccctctctctacCTCTTTTTCCCTCCTTAATCCTAGCTCTATCCCTACTTACCTCCCTGTCTCTTCTTCTTTCTCCCTCTTACCCctccgctctctctctctctctctctctctctctctctctctctctctctctctctctctctctctctctctctctctctctctctctctctctctctcctctctacctctctcctctctaggtctctcactcacTCTCTATCTACCTCTCCATCCCTCCCTCCCTCAGCCCTCTCTTCTCATTgttttctctctcttcctctctaggtcatcacctctccctcccttgtatatGGTTTACGGAATAGGGTGTAGGATATAGGGTTCAAGGTAAAGGGTATAAGTTTTATGGTTGAGGGTATTTGTATAGAGTTTAGGGTACAATAGTGATGGTATATGGTTTAGGGTACATAAGATTAAAGGTATTGCCCATGTTGATAAATCCACCCCTAGGTCATCACCTCAATTATTTtttctctccattgtctaggttatCACCTTTGTTTCCCCTAGATATGTCTCTcaactctctccccctctaggtttcacTATCTCGTATTCTCTCATGTTGGGTAGAGAGAGGGGTGAGAAAGATATAGGGGGATAGAGAGAAGTGGATAATGATACATGCatggagagggagggaaggagaaacacacacacaaacacacacacacacacacacacacacacacacacagagagagagagagagagagagagagagagagagagagagagagagagagagagagagagagagaggtgttaacctagacaatggagagacaAAATAAAAGAGGGATAGAGAATAggagagagtgggggagggagatagatgTGATGATTAGGAGGAAGGGGGTGATAGGGAGGGAGATAAGAAgaaagggagtgagagagagaagagagggagagggatagggatagggagagggagagggagagagagagacaaagggaAGTATCAACACAagcaataccctcaaccctatgtatcctaaacattgtaccatcaatcttgtaccctaaaccctatactcTCACCATAAATCATATATCCTACACCCTATTCCCTAAACCCTATACaatggaaagagaaagaagaggagtggtaagtgcacaaagatggtgtccaaaaagggggtataagtggacactttttttctaaaatcaggtaaacttgaacttggaggagaaagttaagagtcatccactcaagatatgaagatactcaaagaacaatgATTGTAGtaatttgaatctagtttccaaactactattttttttcaaaattggataagattaaggggctCAAATCATTCATGCacgaaaaacagaccctgattttttctgaaaaacataacatagtgtttgatgtgcgcatcaaaaaagtcatagttatatttagtattttgacaaatgctttggcagaaagatagttaagagtgagcactagaagttgtttattttttgtaattatctgttaagtatttttttttaatgatttttccaatcgagcacatcttgaaaatcaggtacctgttcgtgcacgaaacataacttgcaccaaaacaattgaaaatgcaatttttttaaatttttttgtaaaaaatcaagtgcactacaataatataatgttttcaaattttggataagtagatcaaaatttattaaaaaaatggtacacatatgtctctgaaaactatggagacactggaaaaagaaattcaataataatatgttattgttgttcaattttttttttaaaaatggttagaaagctcagaagatgggtgaaaatatggtggcaattttagaaatacccacttgatgaagtataaacctgatgatgacaaagtcgagaaaccaagttgataaaacaaaacatgtcaaaaaggagggaaatggagggaaatcaaacttccaacccgtagCTTTGCCATCCAAGCCTATTcaaagcctaaacaatcaaaaacatgtacaagatTTCTTTTGTATAAAGACCATGTACGAGTTTTTATTTATAAAACCACGTACGGGGTGTTTTTTAATAAGAAGTGCGTATGTGGTTTTAAAGCTAAAACAATGTGTACGCGGTTCTTCCTGTGATACTCTATCATAAAAATATTAATGTGTttgtttaaaatgtgtgtg from Cryptomeria japonica chromosome 3, Sugi_1.0, whole genome shotgun sequence harbors:
- the LOC131070439 gene encoding uncharacterized protein LOC131070439 isoform X2 — encoded protein: MRPELFIAAKKGNLETLKNLHRENPIGRGEVTFEGNTALHIAAREGHLEVVQWILNNAKGCCIAGARNFNKNTPLQEAAKKGNAEVLSILLQNKKSGVYRRNQYGETALIIASEYGHVGAVRLLLAATPLFLVFWPRDDRQTCLNVAAYAGHLEVVKLILNAKSNCFNAIQNILLIKDENGVTPLHAAVHGGHVNIVREILNIPFKCGCYCSPRSLMTKVDNLGRCAIHIAAMKGFINIIDELIKIMPDCVEIRSTCLETVVHFAVEYNQFDVVKRLTCENEGERNAKLLSYDYDIHGNTALHLAVKNGVNPEFYVRIL
- the LOC131070439 gene encoding uncharacterized protein LOC131070439 isoform X1, yielding MRPELFIAAKKGNLETLKNLHRENPIGRGEVTFEGNTALHIAAREGHLEVVQWILNNAKGCCIAGARNFNKNTPLQEAAKKGNAEVLSILLQNKKSGVYRRNQYGETALIIASEYGHVGAVRLLLAATPLFLVFWPRDDRQTCLNVAAYAGHLEVVKLILNAKSNCFNAIQNILLIKDENGVTPLHAAVHGGHVNIVREILNIPFKCGCYCSPRSLMTKVDNLGRCAIHIAAMKGFINIIDELIKIMPDCVEIRSTCLETVVHFAVEYNQFDVVKRLTCENEGERNAKLLSYDYDIHGNTALHLAVKNGVNPELVEYIVSTSNANLNAKNNEGQSPLDIAVAEASQNKVDYGEIVRVLEDVGATRSFIFECKSKSKLPAWDYSLKITNQSNNDAEGKVFDVDTLVASLIATITFTAIFQVPGGTHDGLASMSLETIYSQIVLLSSHL